GCCGCCCCACGTGTTAGTGTCCGGTGCGGTTATGCACGGTGATCGTTGATCAACGGTGCCCCTCCCTGCCATCCAACTTCGTCGTCAGCGTCACTGTCAACTTTGCAGATGCAACACTTTGATGGATGTGACCCAGCATCAACCGGGCCGACGGCGCCATGTTTTCTATGGTTTCTGGGGTTTCTCAACACTATTTCTGGTTCTTGGACTGTCTACGGTTCTCATCATTGGGCTGCTAGTTCAACTGCTCAACCAAGATCTGATAAGCACAACCGGTATGATGCACAACACGCTGTCCAGCGTGGCCAGTCTCACAGCTATATTACTTGCCAGCCTGGGCCTTTCTCATGCCTCAAACGCACCAGAGTCGCTCGAAAGTGAAGACTTTAAGACCGACCTGTCTTGGTatcccccaaaaccatcTTCGAtaaccaacctcaccaccgtcttcaacagcaccggCGTCTGGGGAttcatcttcaacacctcccacacctcAGACTCCCAGTATGGCACCTACAACTGGTGCAACATGCCTCATATCCGGGCAAAGGAATATCCCAGGCCACCCTCAGAATATGAACTCCTCTACGTCGAAATAGTCAGTGactctccccctcttttTGCCTGTCACCTCAGTTCTAACAGCCCCCAgatccaccgccaccacctccgcacCCCCTACTCATCCAATTCCTTCCCTGTTGAACCTCACCCCTGGAACTGCAATAACATCGCCATCTACTCTtactcctcccctctcacccctggatcacccccctccatcccaggATACCACTCCCctttcacctcccccctcaaccccttccacccatcTCCCCTCGGTCTCCAAGGCACCTGCAACTTTCCCCAAATCACCACCCAAGGCCTCTCCGACTCTTACCAGCATGGCCTCGACCTGCTATCAGTctactcccccctcatctccccaacctcagccGAGTTCCGCAtaaccaacaaccccatcacctcccaagTCGCCGGCGCACTGATATCCGCCCTCCTACcacccaaaaccaccaccaccacccccctcctcatccaaaacAAAGAAATCGACTCCCTCGAGCCCAAATACCCCtgccccctctcccaccacctctttTCCCAAATCCAATCCACTCCCCAATGGAAATCCCACCTGCAGCTATCAAAAGAGATCCTCACCCAACTAGACATCATAAGCGGCGTCCCCCCCTCTGATACCAGTTTCCACATCAGTTTCGACCACTACTTTgacaacctctcctccaaacaATGCCACTCTCGTCCCCTCCCTTGCTCAGTCCACTccccccacaaccacaaaTGCATCCCCCAACACCTAGCCGACACCGTCTACCGCCTAGGCCAGTGGGAGTACCACCACACCTACCGCTCCTCCAAACAATCCCTCCAAGCCTCAGTCGCAAGCTACGGGGTGTGGATCGCCGAACTATTGTCACATATCTCATCCGTGACGAAAGAAGAGACAAAAGTGAGATATCGACACAACATTGCCCACGACGGGTCAATTTCCCGACTGTTGGGCGTGCTGCAAGTAGACGATATGCACTGGCCCGGGATGGGCTCCGAGATCGTCTTTGAGGTTTATaagcagcagccaaaacATTTCGTCAGGGTGTTGTACGGTGGGCAGGTGCTAAAGTCCAGTTCACCCATGCTAAAGGGAAACACCAAAGGGATGATACCACTCCAACAAATCATGGGGTATCTAGGTGGCCTCATTGGATTACGAGAAAAAGACGGGAAAATGATGCACGATATCAAGGAGATGTGCAACACCCCTATTACCTACAATAAGTGACATTAGAATTATTATATACTCataaccaccccccccccgccaGGAAGCAACTCAGTCAAACCATAATCCCTCTCCAAATCgacccacctccccatcctcatcggatccaactccttcaacttcttcacccaAGATATCAGATCCTGCCTCTCATGCTCAAGAggtttcctcttctccagctgACACAACCCAAGCGTGTATTCCAACAACGCCTCATGGATCAGCTTCACATCCTCATAATCCTCTAGCAGATCCTTGATTTCCGTGATTTCTCTCAAGAGGTAGTCCACCCTCTGATCTACCGTCAAGGTCGGGACAATGGTGGGACGCCTAACTGGACtgacgaggttgtcgacAAGGAACTGGTGATAATACCACAGTGACTGATCGTCGGGGCCGACATTGAGCGCTTCTCGGATTTGGGTCAATTCTGCTCGTCATGTCAGCAACTATCCATCAGTTTCAGACAACAAATAGCATACCGGCATCCAAAAAAGCcctcctctcatcctcccccgcccccctctcatccaacaacctcgGAATCAGCGTGCTCCTGCTATGCCAAGCCGAGAAATTACTCAAATCAGCCCGGATCATCCGGTCAGTATACGCAAACTCGCTCTCCACCAACGAATCCCCGCCCAGCTCCCTGCTCTCCAGCTGGCTGACAACATGCCGCCTGTACCCCCACGCATGGAAATTCCTGCGGTCCATCGACAGCATCTTGCTCGCGAGTCCCAACTCGTTCTGCCAaatcttcttcgccttctccaccgGCAGAAGCAGGATAGACTGATCCAATGTCCAAAGCCGATACGACCAAATCCAGTAGCATTTCGGGCTCTTGAGCAAAAGCCCAAAAGTAAAAGACAGCTCCGAGGTGATAATATCAAGATCCTTCTTATGGGCCTCCCCGTCTTCTCGCTCCGTTGGTTCTTGCGCGACAGCGGTATCATCAGACCCCTGGTCAGCTATTGTACCActcctcccaatcctccGGCAAGCTTGGCTGTGCGGGGTCCTTGTCGAATAAGAGCACGATGACTCGTCGGAACACGTTGTTGTAGTGTCTGACCGAGAAGAACTCGAGCACGCCCTCGAGCATGAGCACCCATCCGACCGTCTTGAGAATAAGCCAGAAGTTAGCGTACGCCTGCGGACGTTCCATACTGTGTAGTATTCCgggttgagcttgaggagggtggtggtgaggtcaAAGGTTTCGCGGCGGGAGTAAtcagaggaggagacgagcTGGCGGAGGTGGGATTCGAGGTCGCGGTACTTTTGGATGCGTTCGAGGTCTTGCTGCTTTTGGGCAGGGGTGCGAGTGCGGGTGGTGCGGGCTATGCCGTGCTGGGAGCCGCCTTGCTTTTTGTTTAGGGCTTGTTTAGTTAATTTGTCTGCTGCTGGGAAAGATGAGGGGTTTGGTGAAAGAACTTACATCGGCCATGGTATGTGTAGTTGTAGCGATGGTGTGTCGCGTGGAGGATTCGGGTGCGGGATCGAAATGACGTCGGGTGTGAGGTCAGGAAGGCTACAGCAGCACAGTGTGTGCATTCGTCAGCTGTTGCGGGGCTTTATCGATAAGAGATAGGGGGCTTAGCGAATCGGGGCAGCCCCCTGAAGCCCCTGAATAGCTCCTGCCTTCCATTCAACACCTTCCATGATAGAGAGGATATGGCGGGGAAAGTGCTCAAATGCGTCGAGCACTTTCCCTCAGTAACCATAATGTGTCGTCATGAGGGTCAGGACCGAAAAGAGATGGGCAGGTGCTATCTTCCCAGTCCCACACGGGCAACAGGACTCCGATCGTCTGGATGACTTTCGTCTGCTCGGCCTCTGCATCTTCTCTCTTGATTCCTAAAACCATCATTCCCGAATATTGCTACGCGACTACAGCATCGGCATCAGGGTACTATTATCCCGTCGGGTGTTTCACGTATGGACTTGTCACCCATCACTGGCCGAACAGGTTTCTGATCATCCAGGCCCGCATCAAACATCGCCGTCTCGATCCATCGACGGCTTCAACTACACCAATTCTTGCTGGCCCTTACACTCGCTAGGTCTTTGAAAAATATCATTTTGTGAATCTCATTAGCATTCGCATCTTCTCCCATCGCTTCTCTCTTCCATACTCTTCTCATCTTTCAgtcttggtggtgccgcAGCTTCGCTATGGGCGCCATACGCAACACCAACCGTGGCTACGCTACAAGGCAAAGCAAAACCATGAACCACGTGGTTCCATACAACCAAGGGTCACGTCGTAAACGGTCCGCCAGCTCTCCTTCCAACACGCGAGACTCGGGATACGGTTCGTTGGAATCATGCCGGGAGAGTCACGAATCCCCAGAAGAATCTGATGAGTCTGCAAGTCCCATTGAGCTTCGCGAGCTGccctccaacatcaagaaaACAGGGCGTCCCTTTGCCAACCTGTGCATGAACTATGATGGAAATTCTTCCGAAGACGATGATCAACCCAAGGACGACGGTGAACAAACTCCAATAAACGGAAACTCGCCGGAGACTATCACACGTCCACCCACAAGACTACACAGAAACACAGTCGCTCTGACCGTCAACTACCCTCGCCCACGACCTGCACTTTCTACATCGCTTTCGTTTGACGCCAGCCCGGCCCTTCCGCGAAGAACTACCAACGGCTCTCCTGGAGCCAGCTTTTCCTGGTCCCGATTACCAGACCGTTTCATTCCTGCCAGAcccagagagagagaaactCAGACGGAGAGGTACAGGACTAGGAAGCCAGCGAACCAACTGACCCGAGCCGAGAAGCTTCTGCGGCACAAGGGAGCCGCCGAAGACGCCTTTTGCTCCCCTCGTCGCGTTCCTAGTGCTCCCATATTTGGCGACCTTCGGGACCGGGGAGAGCCTGTTCATCATGATGGCATTAGATATGTCCCAAGTAAGCCTCTAGCCCCATCAAGGCAACAAATACAGAGACTGACACAACATCCTAGCTCCCACTGTTCTCGGACCTAGGGATCTGAATGGCACCCACAACGGCGACAGACAGATCAGCTACGGCGCAGTatggggtgttgggggtcTTGGTCCTGGAAACACCGCTGTTAACAATGGTCGAGGTCAGCTGGTCACGAGTAGTACAAACGCCAGGCATTTTCAGTCCAACTTTCCCACACTGCAACCAAGACCCGACGAGCAACGGGAGAGATACGGTGCGCGCCTTGCGGTGGCTCTCGGCCTGGATAGAGCCGAGAAGGTACTTAGGGTCAGTCTCCCTCGACAGGTCGacgccaacaacctcagcTCCCACGGCCTCACCAAATGGAACGGCGTTCAATGGGTCAAGGAtcacccaacaacagccgcgGCATCTGGCAAGCCATCTAAGAAGCGCAAGCTACCATTTGCACCGTTCAAGTCAGTTGATGCCCGTGGCCAGTGGTTGAAAGACAGCTAGCTGACTGTAAACAGAGTCCTCGATGCTCCCAGCCTACGAGACGACTTTTATTGCTCTGTCCTGGCTTTTTCATACATCAACAGCACCCTTGCTATCGGGCTGGGTGACATGGTGTACGGCTGGTCTGAGCACGGCGGTGTACAGCTGTTGAACGGCAGTGCGCGACCCTCGCAGTACGAATACCTCGACGGACCCAGTCATATCACGAGTGTCGCCTTCTCGAGCACCGAAGGGGAAGCAGCTATCTTGGCTGTTGGAAGGTCGAGTGGCATGTTGTCACTTATGTCTTTGAAAGATAAGCCGGACCGTGGCGAAAGACATGGGGCAGGCCGAAGACCTCGATTCGAACTGTCGATGGAGTCGCCCGTCTCTTGTCTCAGCTGGAGGCCTTGCCTCAACAAAGAAAGGGCCGACAAGTGTATGCCTCCCGAGGACCGGGAATCATTCGCGTACCGGGCTTCTTGGACCCATGAGGACTTGCTTGTCGGGACTGACGAAGGTCGCGTGCTCCTGTATGCGGTCGATTGGCCAAGtccggaggagaaggagttgtGGGGCTTGGATGGCAGAGTAACTCTCTTGCTGAACATCCAGGTCCATTCCCAACAGATCTGCGGACTGGCTTGGTGCCCCAAAGGGAATTACTTTGCTACAGGGGCCAACGACAACCTGTGCTGTCTTTTTGACTACGAGGAACTATGCGACAATATGAACAACGCTGCTGATGAGTCTGGCTTGCACAATGACTCTACAGTCGAGACTGTCGAGACCGACATTCCTCAACAGGAGCCTCCGAGTGACGACACTACAGGGTCAAGACAGATGCCTGAAAGCCAAATCCGATACATCAAGTCGGACGGAGTGAAGCACAAGTGGAGGCATGGGGCTGCGGTCAAAGCCATTGCTTTTTGCCCCTGGCAGGATGGACTTGTTGCAACAGGCGGAGGATCCAACGACAAGTGTATACACTTTTTTCACACCAAATCAGGCTCAGCACTGGCAACCATCTCTGTATCGGCTCAGGTCACCAGCTTGATCTGGTCCACCACTCGAAGGGAAATCGCAGCCACGTTTGGGTACGCGTCGCCCGAGCACCCGGTCCGTATCGCCGTCTTTTCGTGGCCGGACTGTCGTCAGGTCGCGGCCGTGCCATGGCCCAGTGAGCATCGTGCGCTGTATGCTATTCCCTATCCTAGTGgtcctgaggaggagaagcggaCTGAGAAGGGCTACTTGGATGAGCTGAACCCCAAGAGGCGCTACAAGATGGAAGGCTGCATTATGGTCGCGGCAAGCGATAATAGCGTCCGGTTTCACGAAGTGTGGGGGCGAGACGACAAAGTGGCCACTATGGGCGGCGTCGGCATGCTGGGGGGCAGCGACATCTTGGAGGGTCTCGAGGGGATTGacaaggagggggatgttaTTCGTTGATTGCTCGGGGTTGAATGTCATTGCTCAGGAGAGTATTTGGACACCAAACACACAAGACCCTGCTGTACAAGGGGGTGACTTTTGCTGTGGTCGAAAATCCACATTGCCACACAAccggaaggagaaggaggaacaAAACACAAAAGATGGACGAGAAATTGAAGAGATGAGGATGGATGCAGATAGTCAGTCCCGATAAAGAATGCACATAAACAACAAGCTTTTGACTTTGCAACATTCTTTTgttctctccccctctctctctttggggggattttttttgggccctgttgatgttgatgaggtgaggaggatcaGCCGTGTAGATAattttgtttgttgataGCGAGCAGAAACAAGAAATTGGTAGCGTCAAAATTAAAGATGGAGTCGAACTTGTGATGAAGAGAGAGATGATagcaaaacatcaaaaagtTATAATATGAGAAGGCTAAAAGATATGCACTGCCCAATAACAGGATTGAACTGTTGACCTTCGCATTACCATGCACTGTTTCCAGTATTAGTACGACGCTCTAACCAGCTGAGCTAATCGGGCTTTTCGTTGTtaaagttggtggtgaagggagGGTTTATGTATCATCGCGAGTCAGTTTTGTGtatgtggaggaggtgatggggctGATATGGATGCCcagagggtggagatggtggacgAGCATGTGAGAAGCTTCAAGTCTGATAAGATAGTGTATAGCAAGATGGATATATTgcaaaaaacaaaatgacAAAAAAGAGCAAAACACGAAACTTTGTATAGTACCGGCTTGCAgctgtaaaaaaaaaaaaaaaaaaagaacaaaaaaaaggatgTATTCCTCCCACACAACCCCAGCTGCTGCAGTGCGTGACTTCCATAACTCCAAAAACTCCATGTTAAACGCCTTCAAAACGATGAGCCCTGTCACATCACTTCAAAATAAcaatcaacaacaccaaaacaatAATCAACACCACAATAGCAGTCatctgcctcccctccccactctccgccgcccccctCGCCACCCGCCCCAACTGTCTCCTCGCCCTGTTGAGCGTGCTCGCATGACTATCCGCCACCCTCTCGCTCTCATCCAGCATCAAGACCTGCGAGTCCAGCTCATCCCCAATCTGCATCGACAGCTCCCTCTGCCGGCTGATGCTCAGCCCCAGCGCGTCTAGCTGCGCATCTTGCTCTTCCAGAATCCGTCGGTGGTAGGCGTGGATTTGGGTGTTTGACAGCCCCTCGGCTTCGTTGCGGTACCCCGCCGAGTCGTCGTCTACCTCGTCGCGATATGGCTgttgagaagaaaaaagggaggAGCGTTGCGCTTCGAGGTCagtgtcgttgttgtcgtctgTGAAACGGACGTTCTTTTTctgactggtggtggtggtggggggagcgGGGGCGGATTGGGCGTGGGCAAAGTCTTCGGCTAGGGAGGGGTCGTTGGGGTGGGTTAGGGTCGAGGTTGTGGCTGCGGTGGGGAAGCCGTGAAAttgggtggtgaggtctttttgttgtttgttgagggaggtgagggttgtgaggagggcggtcGATTTACTGGTTGGGATGGTTAGGATAGGTATAGatagaggaggggggagggcagGGGGGGGAACGGGAGGGCGTACGCTTCCTCGCCTGCTTCTTGGAGCCTTTGTTGTTCTTTTTCTAGGGCTTCGATCCCGTCGCGGAGTTGGTCCAGAGAACGAGAGATGTGGCCATCTTGGGTGTCgtttgggaggttgaggttcttTGCGCGCTGGcgctcgaggagggagagcttgaTGTGgtcggcgaggaggaggagggcgttggggttggacatgatggtgatgatgatccTGCGCCTGCGCCGAGTACCAGActgaaaaagcaaaagcgaggaaaacaaaaagtaAATAGAGAAAAAAGGCACCAATAGTTGGTGGTGCGCAAGCCAGtcttggtgtggtgttgttgcggcTGTTTCAGTTGGCCAGTGACAGGGACAGGTTGTTGTCGGTTGAACCGCATGGTTCTGGGCCGCTTGGCGCATTACGCAGGACCGCCCCACTGTTCTTCAAGGTTGAGCTACTGTACATACAAATGTCTACCAGGCAGCATCCCGAGGTCATCTCGATTTGGGGAGTGTATTTTCCTCTTTGCACTCATAATATATGAAAATTGAATTCTTCTTGACGGTCATTGAAAGACTTCACATTCGAAACGACAGCCTGCTTGTCTGCTGTATCGTATGTAGCCAACTGGCGGCACCTGGCCTGGTGTATGGCCCGTGCGCCACCCGAGTGTGAGTGGGACAAAATCTCCAAACCGCCAGGTTCTGGGCTGTCAACTGTCCTTCCTACAAAATAATCGCTACAAAATAACATACGCATTGCCGTCGCAACGACACTCTTTCTTGTAGCGCTTGCCTGTATAAGTCACCATTACGATGGATCACGACGGCCAATTGATGGCTGTCAATCCCGACACACCATTACAACAGGAGACACCAACGCCACAACCTGATCAGAACCAAGATGGAGCAGACGCAaccgccaaaaccaccaccaccacccctaaCCCCGATGTCTCAACACCAGAGCTCCCAGCCGCCTTTCCCAAGCGGCGTCGTGGCCGTCCTCCTGGACGTCCCAACATGTccaccaaggaggaagagttcaAAGACCACCCGTTAGTCAAGAACTGGAATGTGGCATGTGcaaaccccaaaaaccccatTCTTACCGTGGCCGTTGCTATCCGCGACGCCTTGTCAGACACCGCTCTCAAACATGAGAATCAGAGGAAGATCTTCCGCTTGCCTAGCCATGAGTATATACACTTTGTTCAGGGGTGGATTACCGCTCGTCATATCGCTGCTCAACGGCCCAGTTATGTCAACGGTCTACTCATTCACTCTCGCGGTCAGGACGCGCCGGTATCGTGTACCACGTGTGCTGAGCGTCGCTCTAAACACTCGTTGGGTCCGTTTTTGGAGTGTCGGGTGCTACCAGAGTTTTTCCATGGCAGTTGTTCCAACTGCAAGTGGTTCGACAACACGTCCAACTGTTCACTGTACAAGGGTCCAAAGCCAAACAGAAAGAGGAAGGCAAAGGAGGATCAAGCTGCTCTGGATGCACCT
The window above is part of the Podospora bellae-mahoneyi strain CBS 112042 chromosome 3, whole genome shotgun sequence genome. Proteins encoded here:
- a CDS encoding hypothetical protein (COG:S; EggNog:ENOG503PGSE); this encodes MDHDGQLMAVNPDTPLQQETPTPQPDQNQDGADATAKTTTTTPNPDVSTPELPAAFPKRRRGRPPGRPNMSTKEEEFKDHPLVKNWNVACANPKNPILTVAVAIRDALSDTALKHENQRKIFRLPSHEYIHFVQGWITARHIAAQRPSYVNGLLIHSRGQDAPVSCTTCAERRSKHSLGPFLECRVLPEFFHGSCSNCKWFDNTSNCSLYKGPKPNRKRKAKEDQAALDAPEDGEAGPSDANQMVVTQQHQQPAAAGQTGDPIHPQLMGTGPNMHTGYPVHGLQTGQHMTDAQFALSEGGQGSPGSGDGEREGEGSGSGEGDSDDVDMQVSRNLGAFVQ
- a CDS encoding hypothetical protein (COG:D; COG:O; EggNog:ENOG503NZ4H), with product MGAIRNTNRGYATRQSKTMNHVVPYNQGSRRKRSASSPSNTRDSGYGSLESCRESHESPEESDESASPIELRELPSNIKKTGRPFANLCMNYDGNSSEDDDQPKDDGEQTPINGNSPETITRPPTRLHRNTVALTVNYPRPRPALSTSLSFDASPALPRRTTNGSPGASFSWSRLPDRFIPARPRERETQTERYRTRKPANQLTRAEKLLRHKGAAEDAFCSPRRVPSAPIFGDLRDRGEPVHHDGIRYVPTPTVLGPRDLNGTHNGDRQISYGAVWGVGGLGPGNTAVNNGRGQLVTSSTNARHFQSNFPTLQPRPDEQRERYGARLAVALGLDRAEKVLRVSLPRQVDANNLSSHGLTKWNGVQWVKDHPTTAAASGKPSKKRKLPFAPFKVLDAPSLRDDFYCSVLAFSYINSTLAIGLGDMVYGWSEHGGVQLLNGSARPSQYEYLDGPSHITSVAFSSTEGEAAILAVGRSSGMLSLMSLKDKPDRGERHGAGRRPRFELSMESPVSCLSWRPCLNKERADKCMPPEDRESFAYRASWTHEDLLVGTDEGRVLLYAVDWPSPEEKELWGLDGRVTLLLNIQVHSQQICGLAWCPKGNYFATGANDNLCCLFDYEELCDNMNNAADESGLHNDSTVETVETDIPQQEPPSDDTTGSRQMPESQIRYIKSDGVKHKWRHGAAVKAIAFCPWQDGLVATGGGSNDKCIHFFHTKSGSALATISVSAQVTSLIWSTTRREIAATFGYASPEHPVRIAVFSWPDCRQVAAVPWPSEHRALYAIPYPSGPEEEKRTEKGYLDELNPKRRYKMEGCIMVAASDNSVRFHEVWGRDDKVATMGGVGMLGGSDILEGLEGIDKEGDVIR
- a CDS encoding hypothetical protein (COG:U; EggNog:ENOG503NUT2) — encoded protein: MRQAAQNHAVQPTTTCPCHWPTETAATTPHQDWLAHHQLLVPFFSIYFLFSSLLLFQSGTRRRRRIIITIMSNPNALLLLADHIKLSLLERQRAKNLNLPNDTQDGHISRSLDQLRDGIEALEKEQQRLQEAGEEAKSTALLTTLTSLNKQQKDLTTQFHGFPTAATTSTLTHPNDPSLAEDFAHAQSAPAPPTTTTSQKKNVRFTDDNNDTDLEAQRSSLFSSQQPYRDEVDDDSAGYRNEAEGLSNTQIHAYHRRILEEQDAQLDALGLSISRQRELSMQIGDELDSQVLMLDESERVADSHASTLNRARRQLGRVARGAAESGEGRQMTAIVVLIIVLVLLIVILK
- the BET4 gene encoding Rab geranylgeranyltransferase (EggNog:ENOG503NYGW; COG:O), whose protein sequence is MADQGGSQHGIARTTRTRTPAQKQQDLERIQKYRDLESHLRQLVSSSDYSRRETFDLTTTLLKLNPEYYTVWNVRRRTLTSGLFSRRSDGCSCSRACSSSSRSDTTTTCSDESSCSYSTRTPHSQACRRIGRSGTIADQGSDDTAVAQEPTEREDGEAHKKDLDIITSELSFTFGLLLKSPKCYWIWSYRLWTLDQSILLLPVEKAKKIWQNELGLASKMLSMDRRNFHAWGYRRHVVSQLESRELGGDSLVESEFAYTDRMIRADLSNFSAWHSRSTLIPRLLDERGAGEDERRAFLDAELTQIREALNVGPDDQSLWYYHQFLVDNLVSPVRRPTIVPTLTVDQRVDYLLREITEIKDLLEDYEDVKLIHEALLEYTLGLCQLEKRKPLEHERQDLISWVKKLKELDPMRMGRWVDLERDYGLTELLPGGGGVVMSI
- a CDS encoding hypothetical protein (EggNog:ENOG503NV1A; COG:S); translation: MDVTQHQPGRRRHVFYGFWGFSTLFLVLGLSTVLIIGLLVQLLNQDLISTTGMMHNTLSSVASLTAILLASLGLSHASNAPESLESEDFKTDLSWYPPKPSSITNLTTVFNSTGVWGFIFNTSHTSDSQYGTYNWCNMPHIRAKEYPRPPSEYELLYVEIIHRHHLRTPYSSNSFPVEPHPWNCNNIAIYSYSSPLTPGSPPSIPGYHSPFTSPLNPFHPSPLGLQGTCNFPQITTQGLSDSYQHGLDLLSVYSPLISPTSAEFRITNNPITSQVAGALISALLPPKTTTTTPLLIQNKEIDSLEPKYPCPLSHHLFSQIQSTPQWKSHLQLSKEILTQLDIISGVPPSDTSFHISFDHYFDNLSSKQCHSRPLPCSVHSPHNHKCIPQHLADTVYRLGQWEYHHTYRSSKQSLQASVASYGVWIAELLSHISSVTKEETKVRYRHNIAHDGSISRLLGVLQVDDMHWPGMGSEIVFEVYKQQPKHFVRVLYGGQVLKSSSPMLKGNTKGMIPLQQIMGYLGGLIGLREKDGKMMHDIKEMCNTPITYNK